The region AATGTATGCTCAGTGTTGGCTTGGGATTTTTCTCATGGCTATGGCCTGTCCTGCTTGGGTTTCATGCACTTGGTGACTGGAAATCCCCCTTCCATGGTAAATTCACACTCAACTTATTCTGACTCAggggtctgctttttttttttttttttacatctctttCTTTATAGTTCCTTACCTACTTTCCCTTTATGATTTCATTTCcaaatgcatatttatatttattagttgAGCCTCTGGGAAGAGAACACCAGTGCCTTTCATGGGAGGGGAGAGCTGGGTTTTTTTGACCAAAAAGtggccaaaaataaaaagattttgtttctatcagctgtctctctcttttttttaatttatttattcatgagagacacagagacagagagagaggcagagacacaggcagaaggagaagcaggctgcatgcagggagccctacatgggactccaggatcacaccctgggctgaaggcggtgctaaaccgctgagccacctgggctgctctattAGCTGTCTCTTTTGAAGGACTAACTTTCCTTCTAAACCTTTAAGAGTGTGAAACACAACACgcaaaaagtatataaaacaaatgtgtgataagatgaataatttaaaacaaatatcagCGTAGCTACCAGCTAGATTCATCCTTGAAGATCCCTGTGTGTGCACTTCCTCCCGTTCTGTcctctggggggcggggagcggggaaAGTTTGTGAAGAAttagttttattctttaaatatttaatattataaattattctttaaaagtctCTGTTAGAATTTACTAGCAAAGCCATTGGAGCCTGAACTTTTCTTGTGGATAGTTTGTTGATTGCTTTTACCGTCAGCAAAGCCCTCAGTACTGAATaactttgaaaaatcttttaTCTTTGGACAGATAAAGAGGATTATGCTTACAACACAGCATTCCAGAATATGCTCAACCACAGCGGGAAGATGTCTGTAAACCTTTGTACATTGATTCAAACTCCTGGAGTTTGGGACCCTTTTGTGAAGAGTTATGTGGAGGCAAGTAGGCTTCGTATAAagttttcttagtttcattttgtTGTAAACCGTATCTTTATTGATCAAAAGGCAACTAAACGGAgaaaattggtttttttttaattttctatttttaaaagatttatttatttatttgtgagagacttacagagagaggcagagacacaggcaagatccccacagggagcccgatgtgggactcgaacccgggaccctgggatcgtgccctgggccaaaagcgaACGTTcagctgctgaaccacccaggcgtcctgagaaaattgtttttaaaaaagagagaggggcgcctggctggctcagtcagtggagaatacaactcttaatctctgggttgtgagtttaagccccatgttgggtatagagattgcctaaattaaaatctttaaataaataaacaaaaatgttttaaaaattaaaaaaagaaactgtctcTTTTTGgtctgaataatttttattttactaatatactgtaaatgttactgtttttttttccttcgccCCTGGGTAATGTGTCATGGTCAAATAGTTATAAATAGcaatatagtttataaatattcatCCTATATAATTCTTAATAAACTTAGAAGAAAAGCAGGGAGATATTTTATGATTTGGTGGAATAGAGAAGACCAGGGGCCAAAAATCTGAAAATAGGTCATAATTTGTGGGATGAAGACTAATGGCTTTTAAGAAGTTTAGAGTGCACTGCCGTGTCATCCCCGAGTTCGTGTGAAAGGACAGGGAGTCTTGGCAGGGGCACTAGGCATAAACCTTCAAAATAATTGGCTTTCTGGAAGTTTCATGAATGCTACCATGATATTTATGTTGTCAAAAGATAATCTCTGAAACCACATGCCAGTGAATCGGAATTCCCACATATGGATGGGAACGAAAGGAGATGGGTTCTAGTTCCCATGCACTCCGTTTGTGGCTGCAGTTTTGTCGGGCCTGAGGTCAGTTGCTTCATGTGGTCTTTTTCAGTTGCTAGTGTGCCCTGCTTGGAGGACGTTATTTCTTATAGGAATAGTTCCTAGGTTGAAGTTTCTGCATTTTTCAGTAACAAAAATGTGgtaaggaagaaatggaaacccATGTAGGCCTTTGTTGTAAGTAATCTGTGTTCCACAGAAGTTGTAACATATTCTGGTGAAAGCAAAAACTGGCATGACTGTTGTTCCCTTTATAGTAAGTACTGTTtgtcattttaatgaatttttgtaCCCCTCAAGAAAGTTGGGTGTTATCTTTCATACAGTTGTTTTCAAGAATTTAGCCAAGAccttatgacttattttatataGATGCTGGAATTCTATGGAGATCGAGATAAAGCCCGAGAGGTACTCACCAATTATGCCTATGATGAAAAGTTCCCATCAAATCCAAATGCTCATGTCTACTTATACAACTTtctaaagagagagaaggcaccgAGAGAGAAACTGATAAGTGTGCTTAAGGTATAAAACGTTCATTTCAAAGTTTGAACAGGGTTGGGGATCTACTTTAAAATATCCTTAGGGCTGCTTGGCTGgatcagttggtggagcatgaaacacttgatctcaggatcatgaatttgagccccgtGTTAGGtggggtagagattactaaagaaaaaaagtaaaatttgaaacatCCTTAGGTCATTCCAACTTTCAAATTCTAGCATTCATAGAAAATGACTGTGTGTGTGCCCTGAGGTGGACAGAGCAGGCTGTGGGCTCTGGGTGGCCCTCCACTGTCATTCTCTACCACTCTGTCCAAGTGAGCCTGAGAGCAAAGGGTCAGAATTTTGGAAACCCTTTGCCACCCTTGTGGGAAAGTTCTGCtttgatattttttgaaaatcagctttattgaaatttaatttacatatagtaaGACTTATTTTAAGTATACacttaaatgcattaaaaaatttttttaatttttatttatttatttagagaaggaatggggggtagggagagaaagaatctctccctgtgtgaagcctgatgtagggctgaatctcacaactctgagaccacAACCTaggctgaaatcaggagtcagatacCTAGGCGACTGTGCcacccctggggccccaggaaaaaaaaaaaatttttttttaagactttatatatttattcatgagagacacagggagacagaaagagacacaggcagcgggaaaagcaggctccatgcagggagcccgatgtgggtctcgatcccgggtctccaggatcacgccctgggctgaaggcagcactaaaccgctgagccacctgggctacccaaaAAATTCTTATCTAacagtcttcttttaaaaagtccattagctggggcgcctggctggctcagttggtggagtatgtgactcttgattttaggattgtgaatttgagccagacactgggtatagagattacttaaaaataaagccttaaaagaAGATTCCATTAGCTCTAACATatacttatgtatttataaagTTGATGTTATCAAAACTTCATATGTGGAAACTatagattttaaagttttcaacaGGATTTATTTCactgcataatatttttaaagttggtaTTTTAATGGCCAAGActtcttttacccattttgcaACAAAATATTGAGTATagttattaacaaaataaaaagcaagttgGTGACTTCCTAAATTTAGATTGTAAATCACTAAtggtatttttgaaaatattttaataaaaaatgtaacagGGGCTctgctggttcagtcagtagagcctgtgactcttgatttcagggtcgtgggtGTGAGCcgtacattgggtgtagagattacgtaaaaataatatctttaaaaaaatgtaacagaaaatAACTATATTGAATACTTAATTAGGTTCAAGATAAAATGGATTTAGggaacttctgttttctttttttctctttcttttgtatattttttcattggagttcaatttgccaacatacagtataacacgcagtgctcatctctgtttcctattttaaaatgcagtgttTGAAATTAAGAACTCAGTAGATGGGTTTGATAGCTGATTGAACATAGCAGAAGGGCGTAAATGAACTGTATAAAAAATATCAGGCCAAAGCCCAGAAAGCAGAAAGGATAAAAGGGTGTGCAGAGAACTCGGTTAAGcttccagggagaggagagagaacagagcaaaAGCAGATACACAGAACCAATATTTGAATAGCTAAAGGCTAAGAATTCTCCAAAACTAACTAAAGACTATTATGGTTCTGATAATGTTCTAGTTTTTGATCTGGGTGCTGATTATATGAGTGTGTATAACTTTGTAAGAGTGTGTTGAATGGCACACACAATTTATTTACTGCAGAATTCTATAAATCAtaagacaaatatgatttcataGGAACTGAGGTTTAAAAATACTCTTTGATATTGGTATATTGATTGTGATTGATCTTCACTTAAAagagtaattaaaattaataaaatttacgTTTCATTTTGTAGGAAATAATTTCACTCTAAGGTCAAAGGAGCCCAGCAAGCAGACAGAATAAATTGATTTCTAATGTGAAATATAtcgaaatgaaaaatatgattttactttaaatcatgttttatgtattcataaaaatagtctttcttgggttgcctgggtggcccagttggtttaacatctgccttcagctcaggtcatgatctcagggtcctgggaatcgtgccctgtattgggctctctgcttagcagggagtctgcttctccctttccactgcttcctccccctgctcatgctcatgctctgtctctctctctcaaataaataagtaaataaagaaaaatgaaatataagtatgtatgtgtatagtatttcttattcttagaagaataagaatttttttttaaagattttatttattaatgagagacagagagagagaaagagaagcagagacataggcagagggagaagcaggttccatgcagggagcctgatgtgggacttgatcccgggaccccaggtcacgccccgggccaaaggcaggtgctaaactgctgagccacccaaggatcccccataAGAAggttttaaaaacctttaatttCTCCCTATTGTGTAAAATGATAAATGGTagaatggtaaaaatattttcttgaacacTCTTACTGTGCTGTGTTCCTGAACACAATCTTCCAAAGTAGCCACCCCTGcttttttgggcttttttttttttttttttttttttaagattttatttatttattcatgagagacacagagagagagagaggtagagacacaggcagggggggaaacaggctccatgcagggagcccaacgtgggacttgattccgggactccaggatcatgccctgggccgagggcaggtgccaaactgctgagctacccagggatcccttttttgggctttttaatttatataaataatctgTGACATTTTgtgatcagtaaatatttattgtcttttctctgtgattttgattctttctttcctttttttttgcccTCTATCTAGGcttcttcaaataaattaagtttttaatgtggtagacaatataaaaatgtataaggaataaataaaaagttcctGTCTACTTCTCCTACCCTCCCCCTGACTATCTTGTTATTAACagggattttcttcttttaaagattttacttatttgagagcgaaagtgagagatcacagagggagaggtaaactcctcactgaacagggagcccaacatggggctcgataccactacactgggatcatgacctgagcccaaggtagatgcttaaccgacttaagccacccaggcacccctagaacaCCTTTCTGTACCCAAGTTAAAGGTGGACAAAAGCAAGATATCTTTTTAAATCCTTGATTGATTTACTGAGGGTTTATTAGATAGTAAGAACTATAttggaaagtaaaatgaaatttgagAAATGCTTTTATAACGTAtcaaaattatgattatttttttcttttagattttgtaTCAGATTGTACCATCTCATAAACTGATGTTAGAATTTCATAGGTTACTGAGAAAATCAGgtaaatagtttttgttttatatctcttTGTGTAGACAAGCTATAGACTAGCAGACTGTCCAGTGGGGCAAATCCACCCATCACCTGTTTTATAAATCAAGTTCTATTGAAGCATTTTTgtgttgtctatggctgcttttgcatgACAACAGCAGAGTTGTGTAGTTGTGACAAAGATCATATGGCTCACAGACCTGAAATATTTACTGGCTTCAATTTATATAATTCACCTTGTTTGAATCTCTATTGCATTTCAGttcaatataaaaaaagaacatacttgTTCATAGAAGGAAGTCAGCTTAAGTCCAATGGTACTCGGGCTACGTCAGTCCGTCTCCTGTTATAAGAGAACATATATGAAATGCCCAAACAGGGCCGGTTCCTTAAATAATGTCCTCCCTTAGTAGAATATAGTAGAATGGTTTAGAAATCAGACCCACCACTCTAACTTTCATTAGCAGGGACTAAATTACTGAATTTTCAGATTTATCACAGCAAAATAGGAgcataatgaattattttaaactgtTAACCAAACTAGAAGGCTTACAACTCAGTAATATTTTATCaactgaatatgtatttttagccTTGTGTACTTCAATACCTCATGTAAACTCTTTAATTGTTCTGCCCATTGCAGAAAAAGAAGACCACCGTAAACTGGCATTGGAGGTATTATTTGGAGTCTTAGATTTTGCTGGATGCACGAAAAATATAACTGCTTggaaatatttggcaaaatatcTGAGACAGACTTTAATGGAGTAAGTAAAAGACACAGTATTTATTCCTGGATCAGTGTCAATAAAATTTCCCAGTATTTTAGCTAATATTTCTCAGTGTTTAAGTTCTTTGCTTAtgttttttgatttcttgaaCTGTGTCTTCAGCTGTTCTGAGTAtatcagaagcaagaaaatacagTCCCAAGtaaaacatgcaaaaattctattaagatattttatgcTGTCAAAATAAGTACTGTACCTTACCGCTGAAGTACTAGGGAATATGTATGTTTTCAAGTTGGAAATAGTGGCAAAAACCGGTCATTCCCAGTCTTCGCTAGACTCTTTGTAAAGCTCTTGGTGACCTGTGTGTCATCATCTTACAAGACCACATAGGAAGCAGCTTTTCTCCCAGctgtttttcagtaatttttagtgAGGCTTTGAGGGCCCCAAAGATCTTTGTAGGTTATTCATTCAGCGAATATTTGTTAAGTCCATTGTGAGCTAGATACCTAAAACTATAGCTGTGATCATAATATTATTAGTGTCACATTGCAAGTGAAAGCAGGAGTGGTCCTTGACATTTTTactttgagagaagagagatcacaaaaTTAAGTTTCATTTATCATATCCATCTTAGTTGGTTAGAAGCTTCCTCGTAGTGGGAACTTGGGTCAGGCTTCAGATCTGACTTGATCTTGGAGACGGAAGAATGCTGCTGATAAAATGTTTTTTGGTGTGGTAACTGTAAACCGCCTTCCACATCTACAGCAGCGTAAAAGCCCCAGCTAGCTGCAAGATTCGTGAAGGCAGAGAAATGTACTATTCAGTTTTTTTAACCTCTGGAAGTTCTGCCACAGGGTCAACATgggtattaataaatatttgctcaattAAATTATTGACAAACACATAGTGTTTGTCTGGGTTCAACTGTCAAACCTGTGTGTTAACAATTTGTGTAATAATGGCATCTTAATTTGAGTGGTAGAATTCTTTGTAGCATATAAAGTAAggttttaaagtaacttttaagTTACTTAATAAtcataatagctaatatttattgaacagttaCTATGTACAGACAACATGCAAAAAGCTTTACATGAGACCCCTATACTCTtggaccagttttttttttttttttaagattttatttatttattcatagagaaagagagaggcagagacacaagcagagagagaagcaggctccatgcagggagcccagtgcgggacttgatcccagggactccaggatcacgccctggaccaaaggcaggtgctaacctgctgagccacccagggatcccctcttgggCCACTTTAGTAACAATGCTGTGAGATGGGTACTGTTAATAGCTCTatggaaattgaggctcagagacgtTAAGCAGCTTGCTCAGGAGCACATAGGTAGTAAATGGAAGATCTGAGATTTGAATCCAGGATCTTGAGTTCAGACTGTGTGCTGTTAACCACTATGTGTATCCAACTGGCTATTTAATTAAATGGATAGCAGAAATCAAAGAGAACTAAAAAGAATTTGCTTTCATGCATGTGCCATACCATGGATAGCGACACTCAGAAATTACTTTGAGAACATCTTCCTTGTCATCTTTccaaaaactctttttttttttttttgactagggaaaataaactgttttcttttgagggtgTGGACAAATGTCTAGTCTCAGAATTTCTGAACTGCTTCCTGGTGCCGGTGGCCTTAGTGACTTTGAGCACATTGAAGCACACAGTCTTGCTCAAGGGTCGGCACTCCCCCACTGTGACCATGTCACTGATCTGGACGTCCCTAAAGTAGGGGGACAAGTACACAGACTTGTTCTTGTGGTATTTCTCTAAGTGGTGGTACTTTTGGATGTGGTGGACATAGTCTCAGCAGATGATGCTGGCCCTCTGCATCTTCATCTTGGTCACCCACCACCCCAGACAGAATCTGTGCTCGGACAGAGATATTACCAGGAAAGGGGCATTTCTTGTAAGTATAGGTGCCCTCTGTGGCCTCCTTCGGCATCTTGAAGCCCAGACTGATGTTTTGTAATATTGTAGGAGCTTCTCCTTGCCAGCTTCTCCAAGCAGGActcttctcattttgaaaaatggttGACTGCTTTTGGTAGGCCCGCTCAGTCTGTCCGCCATCTTCTCAGCTGCCTGAAAAAAGGACTCCACAGACTCTTAGGTTCAGATTCTGGCAGTATACGTCCCCCTCCATCATTGACCTTcccttttgatatttttcttttctaggaatCACCTTGCTTGGGTTCAAGAAGAATGGAACTCCAGGAAAAACTGGTGGCCAGGCTTTCACTTCAGCTTCTTTTGGGCAAAAACCAATTGGAAAGAGGATAAAGCCTTGGCTTGTGAGAAAGCTTTGGTAGCTGGaatattgttaggaaaaggtaccaggttttgttttcttcttatctAGACACAGCTTTTGGATGATTTTGAAATTACAAATCGTGACCATTCATTCATGCCACAGCCCAAGGACATTAGAGGCTAGAGACATAACTGGCAAATGGGAAAATGAATCTTGAGTTTGGCCAGGTGATCTGCTTGTCAGGACTGTCCGTAGGCTAGAAACAGTGGTTTTGTCTTGTTGATTGTGGTGGTTGGTTTGTATGCTGTAACTTGAGTATCCTCAGCAGCCAATCAAGGTGGAGGATGCAGACTGTTTTCCCAACAACGATATAGAAAGTTTCCTGACATTGTCTACCTTATAgtattagaaatagaaaaatacccTTTACCGGACTTCATTGTTTTATAATCACTCTCTATAATATATACTTATCTGTTCCTATTGGATGAAACATTTCTTCCTGTAAAAAAAGTATACTtcctattaatttatttaaaaatcctctttttttaaaaaaaagattttatttattcatgagagacacagagagaggcagagacaggcagagggagacacagagagaggcagagacaggcagagggagaagcgggttccctgtggggagtctgacacaagagtcgatcccaggaccccaggatcacgacctgagctgaaggcagacgctcaaccactgagccacccacgtgccccttaAAAATCCTCTTAAAGGGAAATTGATCTTTTCTTTGTGGATTATTTTGGCTGTTAAGACTCTGATTGTGCCACTGCTATATGAGGACAAAGATGGGACCACTGCTGGGTCTGCTCAGAGATGAACTGAACATCTCTGTGTCCATGAGTAAGGAGTCTGTTGCTAGTGAATTCAGAGTATCCTAAACAGATTCTTCAGTGTGGTTTTAAATATGGGTGCTATTATTGTGGAATTAGTATTCTTAAGTGAGTGTTTCAGGTGGTTACTAAGGTTAATAAAATGCTAGCCTCTAAGAGGGACGATTAAATATGAAAGCAGTTGTAACATTTTTCAACCCACACCAAGGAATAGAAATAGAATTCAGATGGTGATTTCTCACTTAGTAGCAGGGTAGAGGCATCTAACAGATATCTAAAGGTGTTTGTATTTGAGCAGAGTCTGAAGGCCTGGGCTGATCTTCTGGTTCTGTCACCTTTCCCTGTCACTTAGGTCAAACAGTTAACCTTTGGGAGCCTTCTCTGGGAGTGGGGTTTGTTAACACCTGTCCACGTTGCTTACAGGATTCTTGTAAGCATCAAGTGAGCATCGCATCAAAGTGCTTTATAGATTCAAAACTGCTCTATGAATATCAGGCATAATCATGCCTGAAAGTGGGTATATCTCTTCTTTGGGGCCGTAGTGTTGGTTGAGTCAGTCCGTTCAGGAGTTGAGCTGGGTTTTGTCTGGGCTCTGGTTACCCTCTTTAAATCACAGGATTCAAATTCTGGTCATGGCCTGCCTTTGCTTCATGCTAACAGTAGGGCATGGTACCTTTCTTCTCATGCTCTTCTAAGGCAAGCCAGTCCCTCCCCTCATGACTTCATGAGGTCTAGTGGCTCATGATGAGGTAGGAGTTCATAGTTACTTggctttttctctgtgttaggtGGGAGCGaagttctttccatctttctgtaTTCTAGATAGAAGCAGAGGTCT is a window of Vulpes lagopus strain Blue_001 chromosome 11, ASM1834538v1, whole genome shotgun sequence DNA encoding:
- the TAF1A gene encoding TATA box-binding protein-associated factor RNA polymerase I subunit A isoform X2; the protein is METFNTFADRMKNIGVMNYLKISLQHALYLLHHGMFEDANRNLSHAETWRYGEKSASQEVLINLIQAYKGLLQYYTWSKNKMELSRLDKEDYAYNTAFQNMLNHSGKMSVNLCTLIQTPGVWDPFVKSYVEMLEFYGDRDKAREVLTNYAYDEKFPSNPNAHVYLYNFLKREKAPREKLISVLKILYQIVPSHKLMLEFHRLLRKSEKEDHRKLALEVLFGVLDFAGCTKNITAWKYLAKYLRQTLMENHLAWVQEEWNSRKNWWPGFHFSFFWAKTNWKEDKALACEKALVAGILLGKGCRYFRYISKQDDQVIKKKIKRIKKSVKKYSIANPGL